A DNA window from Candidatus Hydrogenedentota bacterium contains the following coding sequences:
- a CDS encoding sulfatase — MRRIPVTLLACATLAILASTSAMAKPNIVVIFCDDMGYGDLGAFGHPTIQTPNLDRMASEGQKWTSFYVAAPVCTPSRAGLMTGRLPIRSGMCHDTRRVLFPNSSGGIPAEEVTIPELLKTQGYATACVGKWHLGHLPQYLPTRNGFDYYYGIPYSNDMDRDQNVPHAQAFGSPTSEYFNVPLMRNEEIIERPADQTTITKRYTEEAVAYIKANKDKPFFLYLAHNLPHIPLFRSSEFEGKSKRGLYGDVIEEIDWSVGQVLDTLRAEGIAENTLVLFTSDNGPWLTYKQQGGSAGLLRGGKGGTYEGGMRVPAIFWQPGTIAPGVVTDMGSSLDLLATAGALAGATLPSDRVLDSFDLSPVLRGTGPSPRATMFYYRDTTVYAVRQGPFKAHFQTRNDYGDATVTTHNPPLLYNVEIDPGEQFDVAAEHPDVIASIQATLAVHNRDLVRGADQMGGKIENGS, encoded by the coding sequence ATGCGCAGAATTCCAGTTACTTTGCTCGCCTGTGCCACTCTGGCTATACTCGCGAGTACTTCCGCCATGGCCAAGCCCAACATCGTGGTCATCTTCTGCGATGACATGGGCTACGGCGATCTGGGTGCCTTTGGTCACCCCACGATTCAGACACCGAACCTGGACCGCATGGCGTCGGAGGGCCAGAAGTGGACCAGTTTCTATGTGGCCGCGCCCGTGTGCACGCCGAGCCGGGCCGGATTGATGACCGGCCGGCTGCCCATCCGCAGCGGCATGTGCCACGATACGCGCCGGGTTCTTTTTCCCAACTCCAGCGGCGGTATTCCGGCGGAGGAAGTGACGATCCCGGAATTGCTGAAGACGCAGGGCTATGCCACCGCCTGCGTGGGCAAGTGGCACCTCGGCCACCTGCCTCAATACCTGCCCACGCGCAACGGATTCGACTACTACTACGGCATCCCCTACAGCAACGACATGGACCGGGATCAGAACGTACCCCATGCGCAGGCCTTTGGGAGTCCGACGAGCGAATACTTCAACGTACCCCTGATGCGCAATGAGGAAATCATCGAGCGTCCCGCCGACCAGACCACGATCACGAAACGCTACACGGAAGAGGCTGTGGCCTACATCAAGGCGAACAAGGACAAACCCTTCTTCCTGTACCTTGCCCACAATCTTCCCCATATACCGCTCTTTCGTTCTTCCGAGTTCGAAGGTAAGAGCAAGCGTGGCCTGTACGGCGACGTGATTGAGGAGATCGACTGGAGCGTGGGCCAAGTGCTCGACACGCTGCGTGCGGAGGGCATCGCGGAGAATACCCTCGTGCTTTTCACCTCCGACAACGGCCCGTGGCTGACCTACAAGCAGCAGGGTGGGTCGGCGGGCTTGTTGCGCGGCGGCAAGGGCGGCACCTATGAGGGGGGCATGCGGGTGCCGGCTATCTTCTGGCAACCCGGCACGATCGCGCCCGGCGTCGTGACGGACATGGGATCTTCGCTCGATCTGCTTGCAACCGCCGGCGCGCTGGCGGGGGCCACGTTGCCATCCGATCGCGTGCTGGATAGTTTCGACCTGAGCCCCGTGCTTCGAGGGACGGGACCGAGCCCGCGCGCGACCATGTTCTACTATCGCGATACTACGGTCTACGCCGTGCGTCAGGGCCCGTTCAAGGCCCACTTTCAAACCCGGAACGACTACGGCGATGCCACGGTGACGACCCACAATCCGCCCCTGCTCTACAATGTGGAAATCGACCCCGGCGAACAGTTCGACGTGGCGGCGGAGCACCCCGACGTGATTGCCAGTATCCAGGCGACACTCGCGGTGCACAATCGCGACCTGGTGCGCGGTGCGGACCAGATGGGCGGCAAGATCGAGAACGGAAGTTAA
- a CDS encoding metallophosphoesterase family protein, translating to MRLKFVMQSAVFFVLGVVTLGAQADPRHIYLTYSDDPESSVDINIIVESDVEVMHVYYDTEPRHEARDAYANHVEAVHVPTPMALADGRALYVAALKDLAPGTLYSFVAGESEFGYSRELKFKTLPGGDAPLRFVNGGDMGADGRARTILKLAAQRDPDFALLGGDLAYENGMLGDGELVDSWLDNWFNYMRRTDGGLVPIITCIGNHEVNKTHYDDPMLRSPWYLSLFGRQGEKAYFSRQVGENMVFIALDSAHLNPVEGEQTAWLAAELEKYKAIPHKFAFYHVPMYPAFGDYDGKVAAQMRELWAPLFDQYGLRVGFEHHDHVAKRTKPIKGNKVAESGTVYIGDGAMGRESRDVDRELRWYSAMEVSEVHCWIVDVSNAGVKLEAIDRTGAAYDSVSLP from the coding sequence ATGCGACTTAAATTTGTAATGCAGTCAGCGGTATTCTTCGTTCTTGGTGTCGTGACCCTTGGCGCGCAGGCGGATCCCCGCCATATCTATCTCACCTATTCCGATGACCCCGAGTCTTCCGTCGATATCAACATCATCGTCGAAAGCGACGTCGAAGTCATGCATGTCTACTACGACACCGAGCCGCGCCACGAAGCGCGCGATGCCTACGCGAACCATGTCGAGGCGGTTCACGTGCCCACACCCATGGCCCTCGCTGACGGGCGCGCCCTCTACGTGGCCGCGCTGAAGGATCTGGCGCCAGGAACGCTCTACTCCTTCGTGGCGGGTGAATCGGAATTTGGCTACTCCCGGGAATTGAAGTTCAAGACGCTCCCCGGTGGCGACGCGCCCCTGCGTTTCGTCAATGGCGGCGATATGGGCGCGGATGGCCGCGCCCGCACCATCCTGAAGCTGGCTGCACAGCGCGATCCCGATTTCGCCTTGCTCGGCGGCGATCTGGCCTATGAAAACGGCATGCTCGGTGACGGCGAACTCGTGGACTCCTGGCTGGACAACTGGTTCAACTACATGCGCCGCACCGATGGCGGCCTGGTGCCCATCATTACCTGCATCGGCAACCACGAGGTGAACAAGACCCACTACGACGACCCCATGCTGCGCTCCCCGTGGTACTTGTCCCTTTTTGGCCGCCAGGGTGAAAAGGCTTACTTCAGCCGGCAGGTTGGGGAAAACATGGTGTTCATTGCCCTCGACAGCGCCCATCTGAACCCCGTGGAGGGCGAACAGACCGCCTGGCTCGCGGCGGAGTTGGAGAAGTATAAGGCGATCCCCCACAAGTTTGCCTTCTACCACGTGCCCATGTATCCCGCCTTCGGCGACTACGACGGCAAGGTCGCCGCGCAAATGCGTGAACTCTGGGCGCCCCTCTTCGATCAATACGGCCTCCGGGTGGGCTTCGAGCACCACGACCACGTGGCCAAGCGCACAAAGCCCATCAAGGGCAATAAGGTGGCCGAGAGCGGAACCGTGTACATCGGCGACGGCGCCATGGGCCGTGAGAGCCGCGATGTGGATCGGGAACTCCGCTGGTACAGCGCCATGGAGGTGAGCGAGGTCCACTGCTGGATTGTGGACGTGAGCAACGCGGGCGTGAAGCTGGAGGCCATCGATCGTACCGGCGCGGCCTATGATTCGGTGTCGTTGCCGTGA
- a CDS encoding arylsulfatase: protein MKTLLRLATVFMFLVTVAAASDRPNIVVILADDLGYGDVACYNPQSKIPTPNLDAMAAAGIRFTDAHSPSAVCSPTRYALLTGAYAWRSALKSSVLWAWDGPLIAKGTQTLPGMLKDAGYDTACIGKWHLGWDWATKDGSRPNDTIPMGKWDEGVRASLGYSIDLVKPVAQGPTTRGFDYYFGDDVPNFPPYCFIENDTLLGVPDIPKPAAMFGSPGPMVKGWDLAGVLPALMERAVTYIREPSSVATIQRRAGRPFFLYLSLTSPHNPVAPASEFIGKSGAHRYGDFVVETDWVVGRVMEALKVAGALENTLVIFTSDNGSPANDGENMSGKPGSVLAYGHNPSHIYRGMKADIWEGGHRVPFIAQWPGKIPAGATSKEIICHVDLMATLAAITGTPLHDDAAPDSYNIEPALRGEVLAGPIREATVHHSIQGMFAIRQGPWKLIEGQGSGGWTPGGDDGTPGQLYNLEQDPGETTNAYAEHPDIVKRLSNLLDTYRESGRSVSRGLK from the coding sequence ATGAAGACATTGCTTCGTTTAGCCACCGTGTTTATGTTTCTTGTTACAGTCGCCGCCGCATCGGATCGCCCCAACATCGTGGTGATTCTCGCGGACGATCTGGGCTATGGCGACGTGGCGTGTTACAACCCGCAGTCTAAGATCCCCACGCCCAACCTCGACGCGATGGCGGCGGCGGGCATCCGCTTTACCGATGCCCACTCGCCGAGCGCGGTATGTTCGCCCACGCGCTATGCCCTGCTGACGGGAGCCTATGCCTGGCGCAGCGCCCTGAAGAGCAGCGTGCTCTGGGCGTGGGATGGTCCCCTCATCGCGAAGGGAACGCAGACGCTGCCGGGGATGTTGAAGGACGCGGGTTACGACACCGCCTGCATCGGCAAGTGGCATCTGGGTTGGGATTGGGCGACGAAAGACGGGTCGCGCCCTAACGATACGATCCCCATGGGCAAGTGGGATGAGGGCGTTCGGGCTTCATTGGGCTACAGCATCGATTTAGTCAAACCGGTGGCCCAGGGCCCCACAACGCGGGGCTTTGACTACTACTTTGGCGACGATGTCCCCAACTTTCCACCCTATTGTTTCATCGAGAACGATACCTTACTCGGTGTGCCGGACATTCCGAAGCCGGCCGCCATGTTTGGGTCTCCAGGTCCCATGGTAAAGGGCTGGGATCTGGCTGGCGTGCTGCCCGCGTTGATGGAGCGGGCGGTGACTTACATCAGAGAGCCTTCGAGCGTGGCGACGATTCAGCGGCGCGCGGGAAGACCCTTCTTTCTCTACCTGTCACTGACTTCGCCCCACAATCCCGTGGCACCCGCGTCCGAATTCATCGGGAAGAGCGGTGCGCACCGTTATGGCGATTTTGTGGTGGAAACGGACTGGGTCGTCGGCCGGGTGATGGAGGCGCTTAAGGTCGCGGGCGCGCTTGAGAATACGCTTGTGATTTTTACGAGCGACAATGGTTCGCCCGCTAACGACGGTGAAAACATGAGTGGAAAGCCAGGCTCCGTGCTGGCCTACGGCCACAACCCGAGTCACATTTATCGGGGCATGAAGGCGGACATCTGGGAAGGCGGCCACCGCGTGCCCTTCATCGCGCAATGGCCGGGCAAAATTCCAGCGGGGGCGACCTCGAAAGAAATCATTTGCCACGTGGACCTGATGGCCACCCTGGCCGCCATCACGGGTACGCCCCTCCACGACGATGCCGCGCCGGACAGTTACAACATCGAGCCGGCATTGCGCGGCGAAGTGCTCGCCGGGCCAATCCGGGAGGCGACGGTGCACCATTCGATCCAGGGCATGTTTGCCATTCGCCAGGGCCCGTGGAAGCTCATTGAAGGCCAGGGCAGCGGCGGCTGGACGCCCGGCGGCGACGATGGAACACCCGGCCAGCTTTACAATCTCGAGCAGGATCCTGGGGAGACCACAAACGCGTATGCCGAGCATCCGGATATTGTGAAGCGGCTATCCAACCTCCTGGACACCTATAGAGAGAGCGGGCGCAGCGTTTCGCGTGGACTGAAATAG
- a CDS encoding Gfo/Idh/MocA family oxidoreductase, protein MSKTGSTPKRNPGTLSRRTFLRTSAVAGAAVIGAPAIVRGQNLNEKLNIAIIGAGGRGGANLEGVSSQNIVALCDVNADNLAAAAAKYPKARQIGDFREVYDHAKEFDAVVVSTCEHTHAFATLPALQLGKHVYCEKPLTHNIYEARVIREAANKAKVATQMGTQIHAGDNYRRVVELVQSGTIGTISEVHVWVGRAWGWHENEEAFKKAQDIVFVQDRPANEDVIPAGLNWDLWLGPAPARPFNNVYFPGPKWYRWWDFGNGTMSDLGSHWIDLPFWALNLDHPLTIEAAGPPVNAEIAPASMEVKYTYGARGDRGPLELSWYQGLNRPKLWKEEAIPQWDSGCLFVGDKGMLLADYGKHMLLPEDTFQDFTPPEPFIPASLGHYEEWIHACKTGDPTTCNFEYAGWLTEANHLGNVAYRVGKKIEWDAENLVAKNVPEAARFIHREYRKGWTLG, encoded by the coding sequence ATGTCGAAGACCGGCTCCACCCCGAAGCGCAATCCAGGCACCTTGTCCCGGCGCACTTTCCTGCGCACTTCCGCGGTCGCGGGCGCCGCTGTCATCGGCGCACCGGCTATCGTGCGCGGACAAAACCTGAACGAAAAACTTAACATCGCCATCATCGGCGCGGGCGGCCGGGGCGGCGCGAACCTGGAGGGGGTCAGCTCCCAGAATATCGTGGCCCTGTGCGATGTGAATGCGGACAACCTCGCGGCGGCGGCGGCGAAGTATCCCAAGGCCCGCCAGATCGGCGATTTCCGGGAAGTGTATGATCACGCGAAGGAATTCGACGCGGTCGTCGTCAGCACCTGCGAGCACACCCACGCCTTCGCCACGCTCCCGGCGCTGCAATTGGGCAAACACGTTTATTGCGAGAAGCCGCTGACGCACAACATCTACGAAGCGCGGGTCATCCGCGAAGCGGCAAACAAAGCGAAAGTGGCCACGCAGATGGGCACCCAGATCCATGCGGGCGACAACTACCGCCGCGTGGTGGAGCTGGTGCAGTCCGGGACGATCGGAACGATCTCCGAAGTCCATGTGTGGGTCGGGCGCGCCTGGGGCTGGCATGAAAATGAAGAGGCCTTCAAGAAAGCACAGGACATCGTTTTCGTGCAGGATCGGCCCGCGAACGAGGATGTGATCCCCGCAGGGCTCAACTGGGATCTCTGGCTCGGACCGGCGCCCGCGCGGCCCTTCAACAATGTGTACTTCCCCGGACCGAAGTGGTACCGCTGGTGGGATTTCGGCAATGGTACCATGTCCGATCTGGGCAGCCACTGGATCGACCTGCCCTTCTGGGCGTTGAACCTGGATCACCCCCTGACCATCGAAGCAGCGGGTCCGCCAGTCAATGCGGAGATTGCACCCGCTTCCATGGAGGTGAAATACACCTACGGCGCGCGGGGCGATCGCGGACCGCTGGAACTGAGCTGGTACCAGGGCCTGAACCGCCCGAAACTCTGGAAAGAGGAAGCCATTCCCCAATGGGACAGCGGCTGCCTCTTCGTGGGCGACAAGGGCATGCTCCTGGCCGACTATGGCAAGCACATGCTCCTGCCGGAAGACACCTTCCAGGACTTCACGCCGCCGGAACCCTTCATCCCCGCATCCCTCGGCCACTACGAAGAGTGGATCCACGCCTGCAAGACCGGCGACCCAACGACCTGCAACTTCGAGTACGCCGGCTGGCTCACCGAAGCGAATCACCTGGGCAACGTGGCCTATCGCGTGGGCAAGAAGATCGAGTGGGACGCGGAGAACCTCGTGGCGAAGAACGTGCCCGAAGCCGCCCGCTTCATCCATCGGGAATATCGCAAGGGGTGGACGCTGGGCTGA
- a CDS encoding DUF1328 domain-containing protein, which produces MLYWALVFFIVSIVAAVLGFGGIAATTAGIAQILFYIFLVLFLVSLITGLVRRGTPGPL; this is translated from the coding sequence ATGTTGTACTGGGCGCTTGTATTCTTTATTGTGTCGATTGTCGCGGCGGTGCTGGGCTTTGGCGGCATCGCGGCCACCACGGCGGGGATCGCGCAGATCCTGTTCTACATCTTCCTGGTGCTCTTCCTCGTGTCTCTCATTACGGGGCTGGTGCGGCGAGGCACACCGGGGCCGTTGTGA
- a CDS encoding tetratricopeptide repeat protein, producing the protein MRRCALALLCALAVTPASAHDSPGDVIHAVSHRIEQEGPTARLLAARAFEYQSLGQWNAAIIDFDGALALQPRFSAALQGLAEAHLRLGHWTDAESAAQRAIALYDDDGRRAPGQALLAQVLEAQTKWPEALDAWREALKAPYPEVDWFLGESRCLGQLGRYDDQASALALARSRNPSVVLHRAWVRAMVDGGQLDAARAEIEAGLEKARWRSSWLLLRARMYAKRGDTVHQHEDALAALVELQGRINPERPDTWLVTECAVALALAGEETRAREYETQARNLGASGADLLEIDLLLGAGTATPP; encoded by the coding sequence ATGCGTCGATGTGCCCTGGCCCTGCTCTGCGCCCTGGCGGTTACCCCCGCGTCGGCCCATGACAGCCCCGGCGACGTTATCCATGCCGTGAGCCACCGGATAGAACAGGAGGGCCCCACGGCGCGCCTGCTGGCCGCCCGGGCCTTCGAGTATCAGTCTCTGGGCCAGTGGAATGCCGCCATCATCGACTTCGACGGCGCGCTGGCATTGCAGCCCCGCTTCAGCGCCGCGCTCCAGGGCCTGGCCGAGGCCCACCTTCGTCTGGGCCATTGGACCGATGCGGAATCCGCCGCACAGCGCGCCATTGCCCTCTACGACGATGACGGACGACGCGCGCCGGGCCAGGCGCTGCTGGCTCAGGTGCTGGAAGCGCAGACGAAATGGCCCGAGGCGCTCGATGCGTGGCGCGAGGCGCTCAAGGCGCCCTATCCCGAAGTGGACTGGTTTCTGGGCGAGTCCCGCTGTTTGGGGCAACTCGGGCGCTATGACGATCAGGCCTCGGCCCTCGCGCTGGCCCGATCGCGCAACCCCAGTGTAGTGCTCCATCGCGCCTGGGTCCGCGCCATGGTGGATGGCGGTCAGCTCGACGCCGCACGGGCCGAGATCGAAGCCGGGCTGGAAAAAGCCCGCTGGCGCAGCTCGTGGCTCCTGCTCCGGGCGCGCATGTACGCAAAGCGGGGTGACACGGTGCACCAGCACGAGGACGCCCTGGCGGCGCTGGTTGAACTGCAGGGGCGCATCAACCCCGAGCGTCCCGACACGTGGCTGGTAACGGAGTGCGCCGTCGCCCTGGCCCTGGCCGGCGAAGAGACGCGGGCCCGTGAATATGAAACGCAGGCCCGCAACCTCGGGGCATCGGGTGCGGACCTGCTGGAAATCGATCTACTGCTGGGAGCGGGAACCGCTACTCCACCGTGA
- a CDS encoding metallophosphoesterase family protein, with the protein MHRLLLAFALAATGALAITVNAAAPLFRGPYLQQATPETVVVVWRTNAETTPVLRYGAAPDALTSEVSGDAITLRVSVDVDAPADVLRLYAESAEEAAKRKKTDEDPSTPANTRQYEAHVTGLSPATKYYYGVFNGDTLLAGGDSEHYFLTHPPLGSKSSMRLWVVGDSGTGDQNQADVHTAMRNYIAETKRPLDHYLHVGDMAYGKGTDGQFQSNFFAPYDATLRNTVCWASMGNHEGASSRGISGTGPYYDAYVCPTAAEAGGVASGTEAYYSFDIADAHFICLDSHDLDRSPDAAMAQWLRADLEQAKAKWLIAFWHHPPYTLGSHDSNKEQQLIEMRENFMPILESAGVDLVLTGHSHIYERSMLIDGAYHTPTVAENVVLDDGDGNPEGDGAYRKSEGLHPNEGHVSVVTGNGGADMSRRGTMPVMREIIVEYGSVIVDIDGDTLKGIMLNKDGVTRDLFSIVKEGTVTPKRIEKPWQPKDDLSLITRHNLNFSEDAAGAPPSDWKVVGGDEKAAAVIAGEDGKRKHLQVTAADQASIALFEPLKWNAFDFETLIRLPEQGGTAAGLVFGYVDEKNYLSAIFHQADGVVRVSQVTGGVEKVLAEKKMSLEAGKWLQLICVVEGNTLKIEGLDDMEIPVALSAALPESRMGYIVGPKSKAEFLAFQIKR; encoded by the coding sequence ATGCACAGGCTCCTTCTCGCCTTCGCCCTCGCCGCGACCGGCGCACTCGCGATTACCGTCAACGCCGCCGCGCCCCTGTTTCGCGGACCCTACCTGCAACAGGCCACGCCGGAAACCGTGGTGGTGGTCTGGCGCACCAACGCGGAGACAACGCCCGTGTTGCGCTATGGCGCCGCGCCGGATGCCCTGACCAGCGAGGTGAGCGGCGACGCCATTACGTTGCGGGTCTCGGTCGATGTGGATGCCCCCGCGGACGTGCTCCGGCTTTACGCGGAAAGTGCGGAGGAGGCCGCGAAGCGAAAGAAGACCGATGAGGATCCGTCCACGCCCGCCAACACCCGGCAGTATGAGGCCCATGTGACGGGCCTCTCGCCCGCCACGAAGTACTACTATGGCGTCTTCAATGGCGACACGCTTCTTGCGGGCGGCGACAGCGAGCATTACTTCCTTACCCACCCACCGCTGGGTTCGAAATCCAGCATGCGCCTGTGGGTCGTGGGTGATTCGGGAACGGGCGATCAGAACCAGGCGGACGTGCACACCGCGATGCGGAACTACATTGCCGAGACAAAGCGCCCGCTGGATCACTACCTGCACGTGGGCGATATGGCCTATGGCAAGGGCACGGACGGCCAGTTTCAGAGCAATTTCTTTGCGCCCTATGACGCCACACTGCGCAACACCGTTTGCTGGGCTTCGATGGGCAATCATGAGGGCGCCAGTTCTCGCGGCATCTCCGGCACCGGCCCCTACTACGATGCCTATGTCTGTCCCACGGCCGCCGAGGCGGGTGGCGTGGCTTCCGGCACCGAGGCCTACTATTCCTTCGACATTGCCGACGCCCACTTCATCTGCCTCGACTCCCATGATCTGGATCGCAGCCCCGACGCCGCCATGGCCCAGTGGCTGCGCGCGGATCTGGAGCAGGCCAAAGCCAAGTGGCTCATCGCCTTCTGGCATCATCCGCCCTACACGCTGGGCTCCCACGACAGCAACAAGGAGCAGCAGCTCATCGAAATGCGCGAGAATTTCATGCCCATCCTGGAGTCCGCCGGCGTCGACCTCGTGCTGACCGGCCACTCCCACATCTATGAACGGAGCATGCTTATCGACGGCGCATACCACACGCCGACGGTGGCGGAAAACGTGGTGCTGGACGATGGCGACGGTAATCCGGAGGGCGACGGAGCCTACCGCAAGAGCGAGGGCCTTCACCCCAACGAGGGCCACGTTTCCGTGGTGACGGGCAATGGCGGCGCGGATATGAGCCGTCGGGGCACCATGCCGGTGATGCGCGAGATCATTGTGGAGTATGGCTCGGTCATCGTCGATATCGATGGCGACACCCTGAAGGGCATCATGCTGAACAAGGATGGGGTGACCCGCGACCTCTTCAGCATCGTGAAAGAGGGCACGGTGACGCCGAAACGTATCGAAAAGCCCTGGCAGCCCAAAGACGATCTCTCCCTGATTACGCGTCACAACCTGAATTTCTCTGAAGACGCGGCGGGCGCCCCGCCCTCAGACTGGAAGGTCGTGGGGGGCGATGAAAAGGCGGCCGCGGTGATTGCCGGGGAAGACGGCAAGCGCAAACACCTGCAGGTTACCGCGGCGGATCAGGCTTCTATCGCTCTCTTTGAACCGCTGAAATGGAACGCCTTCGATTTTGAAACGCTGATCCGATTGCCCGAGCAGGGCGGCACCGCGGCCGGCCTGGTCTTCGGTTATGTGGACGAAAAGAACTATCTGAGCGCCATCTTCCACCAGGCCGACGGCGTAGTCCGCGTCAGCCAGGTGACCGGAGGGGTTGAAAAGGTATTGGCGGAGAAAAAGATGTCGTTGGAAGCCGGGAAGTGGCTCCAGCTCATCTGCGTCGTGGAAGGCAATACGCTGAAGATCGAGGGCCTGGATGATATGGAGATTCCGGTGGCGTTGAGTGCGGCACTGCCTGAATCGCGGATGGGCTATATCGTAGGGCCGAAGAGTAAGGCCGAGTTCCTGGCCTTCCAGATCAAGCGCTGA